One genomic segment of Bacteroidota bacterium includes these proteins:
- a CDS encoding type I restriction endonuclease subunit R, producing MSKENQIEENLIEQLIGLKYIYRPDIVDRKTLEQNFKTKFETLNRVRLSANEFLRLREEIIQPDVFKASKLLRERQYFQREDGTPLHYTLVNNKDWCKNDFEVISQLRINTENSHQRYDIILLINGLPVVQIELKNIGITARKAMEQIVDYKNEAGNGYGNSLLCYMQLFIVSNRTNTYYFANNKNQHFAFNADEHFLPIYQLADEGNKKITHLDLFAEKFLSKCTLGEMISKYMVLVESEQKLLIMRPYQIYAVKAIIECIQQNRGNGYIWHTTGSGKTLTSFKASTLLKDNTEIEKCLFVVDRKDLDRQTREEFNKFQEGCVEENTNTETLVRRLLSTDFADKVIVTTIQKLGIILDENSKRNKQKTDKGIATFKKRLEPLRNKRMVFIFDECHRSQFGDNHKAIKEFFPNAQLFGFTGTPIFDENATYQIREGEEASYKTTQDIFEKQLHAYTITHAIDDENVLRFHIDYFKGKGTMHAKPGEPLAQQAVVEAILDKHDAATNSRRFNALLATASINNAIEYYKLFKEIQKKRQTENADYVPLNIACVFSPPAQLIAKEGDQQSQKNADDIKQLQEDLTQEKEDNKQQPEEKKKALMEIIADFNNQYSTNHDINNFDLYYQDIQTRIKDQKYSNKDYPHKNKIDVTIVVDMLLTGFDSKYLNTLYVDKNLKYHGLIQAFSRTNRVLNDTKPYGNILDFRKQQDAVNQAIALFSGEDNGKAREIWLVEPAPVVMDKYQDAVEKLGVFMQEHNLVNVPQEVYNLKGDAARIAFIKNFKEVQRLKTQLDQYTDITEEQKTKIEAILPTKSLQEFRSSYIETAKQLREIQQKGGDDAPPEIQQLDFEFVLFASAVIDYDYIMSLIADSTHKKPAKQKMTKTQVISLLSSNANLMDEQEDLTEYINGLDWNSGQDVETLRKGYDTFKDDKYNQELAAIAHQHGLEMADLKNFVEKILSRMIFDGEKLTDLLEPLDLSWKERRVKELALMTDLVPQLKKLAQGREISGLAAYE from the coding sequence ATGAGCAAAGAGAATCAAATAGAAGAAAATCTAATCGAGCAACTGATAGGTCTTAAATATATCTATCGCCCTGACATAGTTGATAGGAAAACACTTGAGCAAAACTTCAAAACAAAATTTGAAACACTCAACCGTGTTCGTTTGTCTGCTAACGAATTTTTAAGATTGAGAGAAGAAATCATTCAGCCCGATGTGTTCAAAGCTTCTAAACTTTTACGTGAGCGGCAATACTTCCAACGTGAAGATGGAACGCCTTTGCATTATACATTAGTAAACAACAAAGACTGGTGCAAAAACGACTTTGAAGTAATTAGTCAGTTACGCATCAATACCGAAAATAGTCATCAACGCTATGACATTATATTACTGATTAACGGCTTGCCTGTGGTTCAAATCGAACTCAAAAATATAGGAATTACTGCACGCAAGGCAATGGAGCAAATTGTAGATTATAAAAACGAAGCAGGCAATGGCTATGGTAATTCTTTGCTTTGCTATATGCAATTGTTTATTGTAAGCAACCGCACCAACACCTATTATTTTGCCAACAATAAGAATCAACATTTCGCTTTTAATGCTGACGAACATTTTTTACCGATTTACCAATTAGCAGACGAGGGCAATAAAAAAATAACACACCTTGACTTATTCGCTGAAAAATTCCTAAGCAAGTGTACGCTTGGTGAAATGATTAGCAAGTATATGGTTTTGGTGGAAAGTGAGCAGAAGCTGCTTATTATGCGCCCATATCAGATTTATGCTGTTAAAGCAATTATTGAATGCATCCAACAGAATCGAGGCAACGGCTACATTTGGCATACTACAGGAAGCGGAAAAACATTAACTTCTTTCAAAGCATCCACATTACTAAAAGACAATACCGAAATTGAAAAATGTTTGTTTGTTGTGGACAGAAAAGACCTTGACCGACAAACCCGTGAAGAGTTCAATAAATTTCAGGAAGGTTGTGTTGAAGAAAATACCAATACCGAAACCTTGGTAAGGCGTTTACTTTCTACCGACTTTGCCGACAAAGTTATTGTCACCACCATTCAAAAATTAGGAATTATACTAGATGAAAACAGCAAACGAAATAAGCAAAAAACTGATAAAGGTATAGCTACGTTTAAAAAACGGCTAGAACCACTTCGCAACAAACGAATGGTTTTCATTTTTGACGAGTGCCACCGTTCGCAGTTTGGAGATAATCACAAAGCCATCAAAGAATTTTTTCCAAATGCTCAGTTATTTGGTTTTACAGGAACGCCCATCTTTGATGAGAACGCAACGTATCAAATAAGAGAAGGCGAAGAAGCTTCCTACAAAACCACGCAAGACATATTTGAAAAGCAATTACACGCTTACACCATAACACACGCCATTGACGATGAAAATGTATTGCGGTTTCATATTGATTATTTTAAAGGGAAAGGCACAATGCATGCTAAGCCGGGCGAACCACTTGCCCAACAGGCAGTAGTAGAAGCAATTTTGGATAAACACGATGCTGCAACAAACTCAAGACGTTTTAATGCTTTATTAGCAACGGCTTCAATTAATAATGCGATTGAGTATTACAAACTTTTCAAAGAGATTCAGAAAAAGAGACAAACTGAAAATGCTGATTATGTTCCTTTGAACATTGCTTGTGTGTTCTCGCCACCTGCTCAGCTTATTGCCAAAGAGGGTGACCAACAAAGCCAAAAAAATGCTGATGATATTAAACAACTGCAAGAAGATTTAACACAAGAAAAGGAAGACAATAAACAGCAACCTGAAGAAAAGAAGAAAGCTCTGATGGAGATTATTGCTGACTTCAATAATCAATACAGTACGAATCACGACATCAATAATTTTGATTTATATTATCAGGACATTCAAACTCGCATCAAAGACCAGAAATACAGCAACAAAGACTACCCACACAAAAATAAAATAGACGTTACCATTGTGGTAGATATGTTGCTTACAGGGTTTGATAGCAAATATCTCAATACTTTGTATGTGGACAAAAATTTGAAATATCACGGATTAATTCAAGCATTTTCAAGAACCAACCGTGTGTTGAATGATACCAAGCCTTACGGAAACATTTTAGATTTCCGTAAACAACAAGATGCCGTTAACCAAGCCATTGCCCTGTTTTCAGGTGAGGATAACGGAAAAGCAAGAGAAATTTGGTTGGTTGAGCCTGCACCGGTGGTGATGGATAAATACCAGGATGCTGTAGAAAAGTTGGGCGTATTTATGCAAGAACATAATTTGGTAAACGTTCCGCAAGAAGTGTATAACCTGAAAGGCGATGCAGCACGAATTGCTTTTATTAAAAACTTTAAAGAAGTGCAAAGGTTGAAAACGCAGCTGGACCAATACACCGATATAACCGAAGAACAAAAAACAAAAATTGAAGCCATTCTGCCAACGAAAAGTTTACAGGAGTTCAGAAGCTCATACATTGAAACGGCAAAACAACTAAGAGAAATACAGCAGAAAGGTGGTGATGATGCACCGCCCGAAATACAGCAGTTGGATTTTGAATTTGTATTGTTCGCTTCTGCCGTGATTGATTATGATTACATAATGAGCCTAATTGCCGACAGCACGCATAAGAAACCTGCCAAGCAAAAAATGACTAAAACACAGGTGATTAGTTTGCTGAGTTCTAATGCCAACTTAATGGACGAACAAGAAGATTTAACCGAATACATTAATGGTTTGGATTGGAATAGCGGACAGGATGTTGAAACGCTTCGCAAAGGATACGACACTTTTAAAGATGACAAATACAACCAAGAACTGGCTGCCATTGCTCACCAACACGGATTGGAAATGGCAGACTTGAAAAACTTTGTAGAAAAGATTTTGAGCCGAATGATTTTTGACGGGGAAAAACTCACGGACTTGTTAGAACCATTAGATTTGAGTTGGAAAGAACGCAGGGTAAAAGAATTGGCATTGATGACAGACTTAGTACCGCAATTAAAAAAATTAGCCCAAGGGCGTGAAATATCAGGATTAGCAGCGTATGAGTAA
- a CDS encoding restriction endonuclease subunit S, producing the protein MGGKKLGYLAENLDSMRVPITSNQREKGNIPYYGASGIIDYVKDYIYDESLLCISEDGANLIDRNYPIAFNISGKTWVNNHAHVLRFENSNTQILVEKYINSLSIEDFLTGMAQPKLNRGKLDIIPIPIPKNPQEQQKIASCLSSLDEVIAAYSQKLELLKDHKKGLMQNLFPQEGEKVPKYRFKEFEKDGAWVNITIDKIAKVSAGGTPESTNPEYWNGNIPWMNSGELNNKRIYSVSNYITSKGLKESSTKLIPPKCVLIGLAGQGKTRGTAAINYIELCTNQSIGSIHPNESVFDSEFLYHKIDSMYEKLRYLSAGDGGRGGLNLQIIKEIDLLLPDIKEQQKIASCLSSLDALITAQEEKIEQLKLHKKGLMQGLFPKINE; encoded by the coding sequence ATGGGAGGAAAAAAACTAGGCTACTTGGCTGAAAATCTCGATTCAATGAGAGTCCCAATAACTTCGAACCAAAGAGAAAAAGGAAATATACCATATTATGGTGCTTCAGGAATAATTGATTACGTTAAGGATTACATCTATGATGAAAGCTTACTTTGTATTTCTGAAGATGGTGCAAATTTAATAGACAGAAATTATCCAATTGCGTTTAATATCTCAGGTAAGACATGGGTTAATAATCATGCGCATGTTTTAAGATTCGAAAATTCAAATACGCAAATATTAGTAGAAAAATATATCAACTCTTTAAGTATCGAAGATTTTCTAACGGGAATGGCTCAACCCAAACTAAACAGAGGTAAACTCGATATTATTCCTATTCCTATTCCTAAAAATCCCCAAGAACAACAAAAAATCGCATCCTGTCTTTCTTCTTTAGATGAAGTGATAGCAGCCTACAGCCAAAAGTTGGAGTTACTCAAAGACCACAAAAAAGGCTTGATGCAAAACCTTTTCCCACAAGAGGGTGAAAAAGTACCGAAGTATCGGTTTAAAGAGTTTGAGAAAGATGGGGCGTGGGTTAATATAACAATTGATAAAATTGCAAAAGTTAGTGCGGGAGGTACGCCTGAAAGTACTAATCCTGAATATTGGAATGGGAATATACCTTGGATGAATTCAGGTGAGTTAAACAATAAAAGAATTTATTCGGTATCTAATTATATTACTTCTAAAGGTCTAAAAGAATCAAGTACTAAATTAATCCCGCCTAAATGTGTCCTAATTGGATTAGCCGGTCAGGGGAAAACTAGAGGAACAGCTGCGATTAATTATATAGAATTATGTACAAATCAGTCTATTGGATCAATTCATCCAAATGAAAGTGTTTTTGATAGTGAATTTCTTTATCACAAAATTGACTCAATGTATGAGAAACTTCGGTATTTATCCGCCGGCGATGGCGGAAGGGGTGGTCTTAATTTACAAATAATAAAAGAGATTGATTTATTGCTTCCTGATATAAAAGAACAACAAAAAATCGCTTCTTGCCTTTCTTCTTTAGATGCACTCATCACCGCACAAGAAGAGAAGATAGAGCAATTGAAGTTGCATAAAAAGGGATTGATGCAGGGATTGTTTCCGAAAATAAATGAATAG
- a CDS encoding anticodon nuclease, whose protein sequence is MATEVHNIESLEAFANNIRESNKKFTLVYAYNGTGKTRLSTEFKEKGKQLEGKDRDTLYFNAFTEDLFWWNNDLDGDSERYLNINTSSKFFDDLVGSSIDDRIRPILRQFFDFNFRTNIEESKVVFSKEIIVDGNSITLPNIKISRGEERIFIWCFFIAIAQIAIDKQEPYEWVDYLYIDDPISSLDDINVIAVAHYLGRILKSDSNKVKTVISTHHSLFFNVLCNELGSGARKLLLRNDSDGYNYKWTSDTPFIYHISVVQQLDKSIKEDKLYTYHFNILRNVLEKAANFHGFNSWSDCIIVNDDDEEGTLRSRMINVMNHGGYSLFEPTEMVEQNKRTFAEIFENFKTNYKFNNELFNEPQAIEE, encoded by the coding sequence ATGGCAACAGAAGTACACAATATTGAAAGTTTAGAAGCTTTTGCAAATAATATTCGTGAAAGTAATAAAAAATTCACTTTAGTTTATGCCTATAATGGAACAGGTAAAACACGACTTTCAACAGAGTTTAAAGAGAAAGGCAAACAACTTGAAGGCAAAGATAGAGACACCCTATATTTCAATGCATTTACCGAAGATTTATTTTGGTGGAATAATGATTTGGATGGAGATAGTGAGAGGTATCTTAACATCAATACTTCGTCTAAATTTTTTGATGATTTGGTAGGTTCTTCAATTGATGACAGAATAAGACCAATACTAAGACAATTTTTTGATTTCAACTTTCGGACTAATATAGAAGAAAGCAAGGTTGTTTTTAGCAAAGAGATTATCGTAGACGGCAACTCGATTACATTACCAAACATTAAAATTTCTAGAGGTGAAGAACGTATTTTTATTTGGTGCTTTTTTATTGCAATAGCACAAATTGCAATAGATAAACAAGAGCCATATGAATGGGTTGACTATTTATATATTGATGATCCAATTTCATCATTAGATGATATAAATGTTATTGCAGTGGCTCATTATCTTGGGCGCATTCTAAAATCTGATAGTAATAAGGTAAAAACTGTTATCTCAACGCATCATTCTTTGTTTTTTAATGTCCTTTGCAACGAATTAGGAAGTGGTGCACGCAAACTTTTATTAAGAAATGATTCAGATGGTTATAATTATAAATGGACTAGTGACACTCCTTTCATATACCACATTTCAGTCGTTCAACAGTTAGATAAATCCATTAAAGAAGATAAGCTTTACACTTATCACTTTAATATCCTTCGTAACGTATTAGAAAAGGCAGCGAATTTTCACGGCTTTAATTCTTGGAGTGATTGCATAATAGTAAATGACGATGATGAGGAAGGAACACTTCGAAGCAGAATGATTAATGTAATGAATCACGGAGGCTATTCTTTATTTGAACCAACTGAAATGGTCGAACAAAACAAAAGAACTTTCGCAGAAATATTTGAAAATTTTAAAACGAACTACAAGTTCAATAACGAACTATTTAACGAACCCCAAGCAATTGAAGAGTAA